A section of the Streptococcus oriscaviae genome encodes:
- a CDS encoding alpha/beta hydrolase, which produces MKVIEIETNKERGVKLTGYLQEVGGEFEGIHKRPAVIVLPGGGYGICSDREADPVALEFARVGYQAFILRYTVRAEQKELIWPHPINDYDEAYDLIKEHADEWFVDTDRIAVCGFSAGGHLAACTATIAKNRPKAAILVYPAINDDMCDFCAPGLPRPAQEVDDLTPPCFISAARDDLLVSVSNAMNFASALTENGINFELHIHSYGNHGYSNGARWVNQNSISRGAQGWMNEATRFLEEVWGIFTSNGFTKPEIKRCVSGDMEKYLSVDCTVLYLEQQGERISHIIGEQLKTIDTIIKAKGYDGAAASYVKTLYTLRGMLEVAGLPKEYIDSLDNELNTIEAIRG; this is translated from the coding sequence ATGAAAGTTATTGAAATTGAAACGAATAAGGAACGTGGTGTGAAACTTACAGGTTATCTTCAAGAAGTTGGTGGTGAATTTGAAGGGATTCATAAGCGCCCTGCGGTAATTGTCCTTCCAGGTGGTGGGTACGGAATTTGTTCCGACCGAGAAGCGGATCCAGTTGCATTAGAATTTGCACGAGTTGGCTATCAAGCATTTATCTTAAGATATACTGTTCGTGCTGAACAGAAAGAATTGATCTGGCCACATCCAATTAATGACTACGATGAAGCATATGATTTAATTAAAGAGCATGCTGATGAATGGTTTGTTGATACTGATCGAATTGCTGTCTGTGGTTTTTCAGCTGGCGGGCACTTAGCGGCCTGCACCGCAACGATAGCGAAAAATAGACCTAAAGCAGCTATCTTAGTCTATCCAGCAATCAATGATGATATGTGTGATTTTTGTGCTCCAGGGCTCCCTCGTCCAGCTCAAGAAGTTGACGATTTAACCCCGCCATGCTTTATTTCTGCTGCAAGAGATGATTTACTAGTTAGTGTATCGAATGCAATGAATTTTGCTAGTGCGCTAACAGAAAATGGAATTAATTTTGAATTACATATCCATTCTTATGGCAATCACGGCTACTCTAATGGTGCTCGGTGGGTTAATCAAAATTCAATTTCTAGAGGTGCTCAAGGTTGGATGAATGAAGCTACTAGGTTTTTAGAAGAGGTATGGGGAATCTTTACCTCAAATGGTTTTACTAAACCAGAAATAAAAAGATGTGTTAGTGGGGATATGGAAAAGTATCTTTCTGTAGATTGTACTGTTTTGTATCTTGAACAACAAGGTGAACGAATTTCTCACATCATCGGTGAACAATTAAAAACAATTGATACGATTATTAAAGCGAAAGGTTATGATGGTGCAGCGGCATCGTACGTAAAAACACTCTATACATTGAGAGGAATGTTAGAAGTTGCAGGATTACCAAAAGAATATATTGATTCCTTAGATAATGAACTCAATACTATTGAAGCTATTAGAGGATAA
- a CDS encoding MBL fold metallo-hydrolase, with protein MDKTLSKMYKIKQLLPNVYVINSFLVMSYVVVGEKAAMILDTGYGYGDISQVVKEITTLPLYVVDTHGHVDHSGGNFFFDGPTYIHEKDVELYKQHHQPSLHRKVEESIKIFKRILFWRDFTSKTPAKFDEQRSQFNNFKFIKEGDMFDLGGITGKVIEIPGHTAGSVALYFSELKLAIVSDGACDGPYLFLPESTNLTTYRSSLKKLEKLELDYLLTGHRKRLYTKEDLTKWIYVAENPDFSNVRNEKELFFAPGVVPMRVWGKGDSKRKGPSLVLDPSKVD; from the coding sequence ATGGACAAAACATTAAGTAAAATGTATAAGATTAAACAACTTTTACCAAATGTTTACGTGATCAATTCATTTTTGGTTATGAGCTATGTTGTTGTAGGTGAGAAAGCTGCGATGATTTTAGATACCGGATATGGATACGGTGACATTAGTCAGGTTGTGAAAGAAATTACTACATTACCGCTATATGTAGTAGATACACATGGTCACGTCGATCATTCTGGTGGAAATTTTTTCTTTGATGGTCCTACATATATTCATGAAAAAGATGTTGAGCTTTACAAACAACATCATCAACCGTCCTTACATCGAAAAGTTGAAGAATCGATAAAAATTTTTAAAAGGATTTTGTTTTGGAGAGACTTCACTTCGAAGACACCTGCTAAATTTGATGAACAACGTTCACAATTTAACAATTTCAAATTTATCAAAGAAGGAGACATGTTTGATTTAGGTGGTATTACAGGGAAAGTCATAGAGATTCCAGGCCATACTGCTGGCAGTGTAGCACTCTATTTTTCAGAACTTAAACTTGCAATTGTTTCAGATGGTGCATGTGATGGTCCTTACCTATTTTTACCTGAATCTACTAACTTAACTACCTACCGTAGCAGTTTGAAAAAATTAGAAAAGTTAGAACTAGACTATTTATTGACAGGTCATCGTAAAAGATTATATACAAAGGAAGATTTAACTAAGTGGATATATGTTGCTGAAAATCCTGATTTTTCAAATGTAAGAAATGAAAAAGAGCTCTTTTTTGCACCGGGTGTCGTACCAATGAGAGTCTGGGGAAAAGGTGACAGCAAGAGAAAGGGACCATCTTTAGTTTTAGACCCCTCTAAAGTAGATTAG